A genome region from Clostridia bacterium includes the following:
- a CDS encoding ATP-binding protein: protein MKVSLRTKLSLSYIFVAIVCVALISYITNVLLEKHFKDYIIKNQERKNKEIVSMVSQQFRNNEQWDGKDIENIGINALEQGMIIKILDSKGKVVWDATIHNSGLCQQMLEHMAHNMMSRYPNWKGNYTSDQYPVLSGKNVVGKIIIGYYGPYYYTDSDLAFINTLNKLLVIVGIFSLFFSLIIGGIMARRLSTPITRVIKTAQMISKGYFNDRLTVKSNTKEIVQLTDTINNLAGTLEKQELLRKRLTADVAHELRTPLATLQSHMEAMIDGIWKPDTERLKSCHEEIMRISRMVGDLERLARFEGENLIINKEKFDLFELVGKIIKNFESDFLNKNINLILSGREDIIFADKDKISQVIVNLLSNALKYTPVGGVVEVKVKGTEDITEIVVKDNGPGIPQEDLPYIFERFYRADKSRNRLTGGSGIGLTISKTIMEAHEGSIKVKSVFGEGTEFIAALPKNKV, encoded by the coding sequence ATGAAAGTCAGTTTAAGAACTAAACTATCCTTGTCATATATATTTGTTGCCATCGTATGCGTGGCTTTGATCAGCTATATCACAAATGTGCTTTTGGAAAAGCATTTTAAAGACTATATAATAAAGAACCAAGAGAGAAAAAACAAGGAAATAGTCTCTATGGTCAGTCAACAGTTCAGGAACAATGAGCAGTGGGATGGCAAGGATATTGAAAATATAGGTATAAACGCTCTTGAACAAGGAATGATTATTAAGATATTGGACTCAAAAGGCAAGGTGGTATGGGATGCAACAATTCATAACAGCGGCTTATGCCAGCAGATGCTTGAGCATATGGCTCATAATATGATGAGCCGCTACCCGAATTGGAAGGGTAACTATACTTCGGATCAGTATCCGGTATTATCAGGTAAAAATGTAGTCGGTAAAATAATCATAGGGTATTATGGTCCTTACTACTACACAGACAGCGACCTGGCTTTTATAAACACCTTAAACAAACTGCTTGTAATAGTGGGAATATTTTCATTGTTTTTCTCACTGATAATTGGCGGGATTATGGCAAGAAGGCTTAGTACCCCTATAACAAGAGTAATAAAAACAGCACAGATGATATCAAAAGGGTACTTTAACGATAGACTTACGGTGAAATCAAATACAAAGGAAATAGTACAGCTTACGGATACTATAAACAATCTTGCCGGCACACTTGAAAAACAGGAGTTATTAAGAAAAAGGCTGACAGCAGATGTTGCACATGAGCTGAGGACACCTCTTGCAACACTTCAAAGCCATATGGAAGCTATGATAGATGGTATATGGAAGCCTGATACGGAAAGGCTGAAGAGCTGTCATGAGGAAATAATGAGAATAAGTAGAATGGTAGGAGATCTGGAAAGACTTGCAAGATTCGAGGGTGAGAATCTTATCATAAATAAGGAAAAATTTGATTTATTTGAGCTCGTCGGGAAGATAATCAAGAATTTTGAAAGTGATTTTCTTAATAAGAACATTAACTTAATTTTATCTGGCAGGGAGGATATAATTTTTGCAGATAAGGATAAAATCAGCCAGGTGATAGTCAATCTGTTATCAAATGCTTTAAAATATACTCCTGTCGGAGGTGTTGTAGAGGTGAAGGTTAAAGGAACAGAGGATATTACTGAGATTGTAGTAAAGGATAACGGTCCGGGAATCCCTCAGGAAGATCTTCCTTATATTTTCGAACGCTTCTATCGTGCTGATAAATCAAGAAATAGGTTGACTGGCGGCTCAGGTATCGGATTGACCATATCAAAGACAATAATGGAGGCACATGAAGGAAGTATTAAGGTTAAAAGCGTTTTTGGTGAAGGTACGGAATTCATAGCTGCACTGCCTAAAAACAAGGTTTAG
- a CDS encoding response regulator transcription factor, producing the protein MLKNTKRILVVDDETKIVEVVKSYLENDGYSVFEAYNGIQALEVFEKVNPSLVVLDLMLPDMTGEEVCKTLRKKSRVPIIMLTAKIEEEDILKGLNIGADDYVTKPFSPRQLVARVMAHLRRIEDEAVPLSSVISINNDDLSIDTLRYEVRKNGQIVNLTPNEYKLLMTMIKYPAKTFTREELVTMAMGQDYDGYDRTIDTHIKNLRQKIESDSKSPRYVLTVHGVGYKFGGT; encoded by the coding sequence ATGCTTAAGAACACAAAGAGAATACTTGTTGTAGATGATGAAACAAAAATTGTAGAGGTTGTAAAATCATATCTTGAAAACGACGGCTACTCAGTATTTGAAGCATATAATGGTATACAGGCACTCGAGGTTTTTGAAAAGGTAAATCCTTCTTTGGTAGTTTTGGATCTTATGCTTCCTGACATGACAGGCGAAGAGGTTTGTAAGACACTTAGAAAAAAATCACGTGTTCCTATTATTATGCTGACAGCTAAAATAGAAGAAGAGGATATTTTAAAGGGCTTGAATATAGGTGCTGATGATTATGTAACAAAGCCTTTCAGCCCCCGGCAGCTTGTAGCCAGAGTAATGGCGCATTTAAGGAGAATCGAGGACGAAGCGGTTCCTTTATCTAGTGTAATATCAATTAATAACGATGATTTATCAATAGACACACTTCGTTATGAAGTCAGAAAAAACGGGCAAATAGTAAATCTTACTCCCAATGAATACAAGCTGCTTATGACCATGATAAAATATCCCGCTAAAACATTCACAAGAGAAGAACTGGTCACAATGGCTATGGGACAGGATTATGACGGTTATGACAGAACAATAGATACGCATATAAAAAATCTAAGACAAAAAATCGAATCCGATTCCAAATCACCAAGATATGTATTAACAGTACATGGTGTAGGGTATAAGTTCGGAGGGACTTAG
- a CDS encoding chloride channel protein yields the protein MKKTFLEETLLFVNIIKWAVLSTVTGLITGTGAAIFIKLLGWTNGTVQSYRYYFIFLPVALFLSSLVTKYLAQDTEGNGTDKVIEAVHKKGGKINLSLIPAKLTATIITLTGGGSAGKEGSCAEIGAGLASGISDIIKLNKEDRRKIVICGISAGFSTVFGTPVAGALFAIEVLVLGKVVHEVLFPSLVSAVIGFHVAKSLGIVYFHQTIVVSSKSTEGLFVYVMLGGLCFGLVALLMIEALKYSEKLADRIKIWKPFKGLIAGIILVLLTLVFSPAYLGLGIDTIESTVQGQDVALYTFLAKILFTVITLSMGGSGGILTPVFFIGVTAGSAFAQVFHMDTGFFAAIGLVSVLSGVANTPVAASVLAVEMFGPHISPYAAIACLVSYIASGHRSIYPSQVLGTTKSSSVTLPLMKDFRNLEEIQTEKRPEKVINMLNKTSSKDQENK from the coding sequence ATGAAGAAAACTTTTCTTGAAGAAACGTTGTTGTTTGTAAACATAATAAAATGGGCAGTATTATCAACTGTAACCGGCTTGATTACAGGAACAGGCGCTGCTATTTTTATAAAGCTGTTGGGATGGACCAATGGAACTGTACAGTCATACAGATACTATTTCATATTTTTACCAGTGGCATTATTTCTAAGCAGCCTTGTAACAAAATATCTGGCTCAGGATACTGAAGGAAATGGAACTGACAAAGTAATAGAAGCTGTACATAAAAAAGGTGGAAAAATAAACCTGTCTCTAATTCCTGCAAAACTTACAGCAACCATAATTACTCTCACAGGTGGGGGATCAGCAGGAAAAGAAGGATCTTGTGCTGAAATAGGTGCGGGACTGGCATCGGGAATATCGGATATTATTAAGCTGAATAAAGAAGACAGGCGAAAAATAGTAATATGCGGAATAAGCGCAGGATTTTCTACTGTTTTTGGCACTCCTGTAGCCGGTGCATTATTTGCAATTGAAGTACTGGTTCTTGGAAAAGTGGTGCATGAAGTTCTTTTCCCTTCTCTTGTATCTGCCGTTATAGGCTTCCATGTGGCAAAATCTCTTGGCATAGTTTATTTTCACCAGACAATTGTAGTATCAAGCAAATCTACTGAAGGATTATTTGTTTACGTAATGCTAGGCGGATTATGCTTCGGTTTGGTTGCTTTATTAATGATAGAAGCACTAAAATACAGCGAAAAACTGGCTGATAGAATAAAAATATGGAAACCGTTCAAGGGGTTAATAGCAGGTATAATACTCGTACTACTGACACTTGTGTTTTCTCCTGCATATCTTGGATTGGGAATTGATACTATAGAAAGCACTGTTCAAGGGCAAGATGTTGCTTTATATACATTTTTGGCCAAAATATTATTTACCGTCATTACACTCAGTATGGGCGGGAGCGGCGGAATACTTACCCCGGTGTTTTTTATCGGAGTGACAGCAGGAAGTGCTTTTGCGCAAGTATTTCACATGGATACGGGTTTTTTTGCTGCTATTGGCTTAGTGTCAGTTTTATCCGGTGTTGCAAATACTCCGGTAGCTGCTTCAGTTCTAGCTGTAGAAATGTTTGGACCTCATATCAGCCCATATGCAGCAATAGCTTGTTTGGTAAGTTACATCGCATCAGGACATAGAAGTATATATCCGAGCCAGGTATTGGGAACAACAAAAAGTTCTTCAGTTACATTACCATTAATGAAGGATTTCAGAAATCTTGAAGAAATACAGACAGAGAAAAGACCGGAAAAAGTTATAAACATGCTAAATAAAACATCATCAAAAGATCAAGAAAATAAATAA
- a CDS encoding P-II family nitrogen regulator, with product MLILVLNDEKKVDEVLLSLSQVGVRGATVIDSVGMGGILGVRLPFFSKIDEYIRIQKPDNKTIFTVIDDDRVLKQAVFTIKNKLQIEKPGTGIMFVLPVLEAYGTAEILNEEDEGYE from the coding sequence ATGCTGATTTTAGTACTCAATGATGAAAAAAAGGTGGATGAAGTGCTGCTAAGCCTTTCGCAAGTTGGAGTAAGAGGCGCTACCGTTATTGATTCAGTGGGTATGGGCGGTATTCTGGGAGTAAGATTGCCATTCTTTTCTAAAATTGATGAATACATAAGGATACAGAAGCCGGATAATAAGACAATATTTACTGTTATAGATGATGACCGAGTATTAAAGCAGGCTGTCTTTACCATAAAGAACAAACTACAGATAGAAAAGCCCGGTACAGGCATAATGTTTGTCTTACCTGTACTGGAAGCCTATGGAACTGCTGAAATCTTGAATGAAGAAGATGAGGGTTATGAATAA
- a CDS encoding GNAT family N-acetyltransferase, with amino-acid sequence MQFKSPRLILKEFQENDFHLLYSVMSDENIMKYAFLCQVSCEEELKPYFEEILKNNSTVDSRKAYEFAVYSSQDLNFIGVADIIMNYQNSIATSAEIGYFLLAPFWGKGFATEIANTLLEICFLNLKLHRVVASCNVRNKQSEKVMKKIGMIKEGEFREARYKNGQWDNELRYGILAKEWRKNNIFMS; translated from the coding sequence ATGCAATTTAAAAGTCCGCGGCTTATACTGAAAGAATTCCAGGAAAATGATTTCCATTTACTTTATTCGGTCATGTCGGATGAAAATATTATGAAATATGCTTTTCTATGCCAGGTTTCCTGTGAAGAGGAACTAAAACCATATTTTGAGGAAATACTGAAAAACAATTCGACAGTAGATAGCCGAAAAGCATATGAATTTGCCGTATATTCATCACAAGACTTGAATTTTATAGGAGTTGCAGATATTATAATGAATTATCAGAACTCTATTGCTACAAGTGCAGAAATAGGGTATTTTCTGCTGGCTCCATTTTGGGGAAAGGGCTTTGCTACAGAGATAGCAAATACTCTATTGGAGATATGCTTTTTGAATCTAAAGCTGCATAGAGTAGTAGCGAGCTGCAACGTAAGAAACAAACAGTCTGAAAAAGTAATGAAGAAAATCGGAATGATCAAAGAAGGAGAATTCAGAGAGGCCAGATATAAGAATGGACAGTGGGATAACGAGCTGCGTTATGGAATCTTAGCTAAAGAGTGGAGAAAAAATAATATATTTATGTCATAA